From the Aggregicoccus sp. 17bor-14 genome, one window contains:
- a CDS encoding GAF domain-containing protein: MARPSRPKLPALPPRAGWRTPVAGRPLSAAAARTAEPEREASGEPRAGGGGGEASVLLVDDNPANLLALEAVLEPLGARLHKVESGEEALRALLKEDYAVILLDVQMAGLSGFETAQLIKGREKTRHVPIIFLTAYGRDDAQVVAGYAQGAVDFLQKPYVPEILRSKVGVFVELYRAREQVRRQALALREQERRAAQEAELATQHVARLKSVSAALSGALTPEQVAEVVMEQGRRALGAILASVVRFTPDGRELEIVGTLGIDAPTQDFYRRFSVDTPVPIADAARTGEPVLLETPEERERRYPHIPRTQDITLTGAWASLPLWVEGRPLGALGFVFAEPRRFSALELDLMQSLGQQCAQAFERGRLYAAERHAREEAQAAEARMKLLAEASQAVSEAELDLRSVLQTLARQASEQLACRTMVSVLSANGRRLDLVANHSPDPTDAALLAQLMRAHPPAMGEGLAGVVAQTGRPVLIPRVDTAQLQASMKRELTPYAERYPVHSLIVLPLFRQGRLVGVMHAMRGQESAVPFDAEDLSFLQALASRAALAVENARLFSELRTNASQLELALDTAALGTWHFDVHANQLTWDARCKAMFGFAPDVPVDYEMFLSRLHPEDRARVHRDYERAFDPAGGGEYACEFRVVLPAAGQVRWLRALGRCLFEAGRPVRFVGTQQDITRQKQEEAEQRARSEFEQQLLGIVGHDLRNPLSAILMSAAVLRTRVTDERALKPVGRIIQSAERATRITHDLLDLTQARLGGGIPVHRRPVDVHELARTVVEEHQASHPARELRFRSEGDGGGRFDGDRLAQVVANLLGNALAYSPADTPVSVSTRGEADAVVLEVHNTGEPIPDDVRPDLFEPFKRGAPSQESNPRKSLGLGLFIVERIVSAHGGRIDCTSDSADGTRFTVRLPRA; encoded by the coding sequence GTGGCTAGGCCCTCGCGCCCCAAGCTCCCCGCGCTGCCCCCGCGCGCCGGCTGGCGTACGCCTGTCGCCGGGCGCCCGCTCTCGGCCGCCGCCGCGCGCACGGCCGAGCCCGAGCGCGAGGCCTCGGGGGAGCCGCGCGCGGGCGGGGGCGGCGGCGAGGCGAGCGTGCTGCTGGTGGACGACAACCCGGCGAACCTGCTCGCGCTGGAGGCGGTGCTCGAGCCGCTGGGGGCGCGGCTGCACAAGGTGGAGAGCGGCGAGGAGGCGCTGCGGGCGCTGCTCAAGGAGGACTACGCCGTCATCCTGCTGGACGTGCAGATGGCGGGCCTGAGCGGCTTCGAGACGGCGCAGCTCATCAAGGGGCGCGAGAAGACGCGCCACGTGCCCATCATCTTCCTCACCGCCTACGGGCGCGACGACGCGCAGGTGGTGGCCGGCTACGCGCAAGGCGCCGTGGACTTCCTGCAGAAGCCCTACGTGCCGGAGATCCTCCGCTCGAAGGTGGGCGTGTTCGTGGAGCTGTACCGCGCGCGCGAGCAGGTGCGCCGCCAGGCGCTCGCGCTGCGCGAGCAGGAGCGGCGCGCGGCGCAAGAGGCGGAGCTCGCGACCCAGCACGTGGCGCGGCTCAAGAGCGTGAGCGCGGCGCTCTCCGGCGCGCTCACCCCCGAGCAGGTGGCTGAGGTGGTGATGGAGCAGGGGCGCCGCGCGCTGGGCGCCATCCTGGCCAGCGTGGTGCGCTTCACCCCGGACGGGCGCGAGCTGGAGATCGTGGGCACGCTCGGCATCGACGCGCCCACCCAGGACTTCTACCGCCGCTTCTCCGTGGACACGCCGGTGCCCATCGCGGACGCGGCGCGCACCGGCGAGCCCGTGCTGCTGGAGACCCCCGAGGAGCGCGAGCGGCGCTATCCGCACATCCCGCGCACCCAGGACATCACCCTCACGGGTGCGTGGGCGAGCCTGCCGCTGTGGGTGGAGGGCCGGCCGCTGGGGGCGCTGGGCTTCGTGTTCGCCGAGCCGCGCCGCTTCAGCGCGCTCGAGCTGGACCTGATGCAGTCGCTCGGCCAGCAGTGCGCGCAGGCCTTCGAGCGCGGCCGCCTCTACGCCGCCGAGCGCCACGCGCGCGAGGAGGCGCAGGCGGCCGAGGCGCGCATGAAGCTGCTCGCCGAGGCCTCGCAGGCGGTGAGCGAGGCGGAGCTGGACCTGCGCTCGGTGCTGCAGACCCTCGCGCGCCAGGCCTCCGAGCAGCTCGCGTGCCGCACCATGGTCAGCGTGCTCTCGGCCAACGGGCGGCGCCTGGACCTCGTCGCGAACCACAGCCCGGACCCGACGGACGCGGCGCTGCTCGCCCAGCTCATGCGCGCGCACCCGCCCGCGATGGGCGAGGGCCTGGCGGGCGTGGTCGCGCAGACGGGGCGGCCCGTGCTCATCCCCCGGGTGGACACCGCGCAGCTGCAGGCGAGCATGAAGCGGGAGCTCACGCCCTACGCCGAGCGCTATCCCGTGCACAGCCTCATCGTGCTCCCGCTCTTTCGCCAGGGGCGGCTGGTGGGCGTGATGCACGCGATGCGCGGGCAGGAGAGCGCCGTCCCCTTCGACGCGGAGGACCTGAGCTTCCTCCAGGCGCTCGCCAGCCGCGCCGCGCTCGCGGTGGAGAACGCGCGGCTGTTCAGCGAGCTGCGCACGAACGCGAGCCAGCTCGAGCTCGCGCTGGACACGGCGGCCCTGGGCACCTGGCACTTCGACGTGCACGCGAACCAGCTCACCTGGGATGCGCGCTGCAAGGCCATGTTCGGCTTCGCGCCGGACGTGCCGGTGGACTACGAGATGTTCCTCTCGCGCCTGCACCCGGAGGACCGCGCGCGCGTGCACCGCGACTACGAGCGCGCCTTCGACCCGGCGGGTGGCGGCGAGTACGCGTGCGAGTTCCGCGTGGTGCTCCCGGCGGCCGGTCAGGTGCGCTGGCTGCGCGCGCTGGGGCGCTGCCTCTTCGAGGCCGGGCGCCCGGTGCGCTTCGTGGGCACGCAGCAGGACATCACCCGGCAGAAGCAGGAGGAGGCCGAGCAGCGCGCGCGCAGCGAGTTCGAGCAGCAGCTGCTCGGCATCGTGGGCCACGACCTGCGCAACCCGCTCTCCGCCATCCTGATGAGCGCCGCCGTGCTGCGCACGCGCGTGACGGACGAGCGCGCGCTCAAGCCGGTGGGCCGCATCATCCAGAGCGCCGAGCGCGCGACCCGCATCACGCACGACCTGCTGGACCTCACCCAGGCGCGCCTGGGCGGCGGCATCCCGGTGCACCGCCGGCCGGTGGACGTGCACGAGCTGGCGCGCACGGTGGTGGAGGAGCACCAGGCGAGCCACCCCGCGCGCGAGCTGCGCTTCCGCTCGGAGGGGGACGGCGGCGGCCGCTTCGACGGGGACCGCCTCGCGCAGGTGGTGGCGAACCTGCTGGGCAACGCGCTCGCCTACAGCCCCGCGGACACGCCCGTGAGCGTCTCCACGCGCGGCGAAGCGGATGCCGTGGTGCTCGAGGTGCACAACACCGGGGAGCCCATCCCCGACGACGTGCGCCCCGACCTCTTCGAGCCCTTCAAGCGCGGCGCGCCGAGCCAGGAGTCCAACCCGCGCAAGAGCCTGGGGCTGGGGCTCTTCATCGTGGAGCGCATCGTGAGCGCCCACGGCGGGCGCATCGACTGCACCTCGGACAGCGCGGACGGCACCCGCTTCACCGTGCGCCTCCCCCGCGCCTGA
- a CDS encoding pirin family protein: MTPRLHQPSEPSAAPESVIVAPTRDLGDGFRVRRALPSARRRMVGPFVFFDQMGPTAFGAGQGLDVRPHPHIGLATVTYLFEGEILHRDSLGSVQRIQPGAVNWMTAGQGIVHSERSAPDVRAAGGPLFGIQLWVALPKNEEERAPEFTHTPEAALPVLEDTGVHLRVILGALHGARSPVQVYSDMFYAAATLQPGARVALPPSHDERAVYVAEGGAVVAGERFEPGALLLFRKGDPVVLEAEKDARTPARLLLLGGETMDGPRHLFWNFVASSPERLERAKADWRGGRFPSVPGETEFIPLPDDPPPVRYP, translated from the coding sequence ATGACCCCGCGCCTGCACCAGCCCAGCGAGCCCTCCGCAGCCCCCGAGTCCGTCATCGTCGCCCCCACGCGGGACCTGGGGGACGGCTTTCGCGTGCGGCGCGCGCTGCCCAGCGCGCGCCGGCGCATGGTGGGCCCCTTCGTCTTCTTCGACCAGATGGGCCCCACGGCCTTCGGGGCGGGGCAGGGGCTGGACGTGCGACCGCACCCGCACATCGGGCTCGCGACGGTGACCTACCTCTTCGAGGGGGAGATCCTCCACCGCGACAGCCTGGGCAGCGTGCAGCGCATCCAGCCGGGCGCGGTGAACTGGATGACGGCGGGGCAGGGCATCGTGCACTCCGAGCGCAGCGCGCCGGACGTGCGCGCCGCGGGCGGCCCGCTCTTCGGCATCCAGCTGTGGGTGGCGCTGCCGAAGAACGAGGAGGAGCGCGCGCCGGAGTTCACCCACACGCCCGAGGCCGCGCTGCCGGTGCTCGAGGACACGGGCGTGCACCTGCGCGTCATCCTCGGGGCGCTGCACGGGGCGCGCTCGCCGGTGCAGGTGTACTCGGACATGTTCTACGCCGCCGCCACGCTGCAGCCCGGCGCGCGCGTGGCGCTGCCGCCCAGCCACGACGAGCGCGCGGTGTACGTGGCCGAGGGCGGCGCGGTGGTGGCTGGCGAGCGCTTCGAGCCGGGCGCGCTGCTGCTGTTCCGCAAGGGTGACCCCGTGGTGCTCGAAGCGGAGAAGGACGCGCGCACGCCCGCACGCCTGCTGCTGCTGGGCGGCGAGACGATGGACGGCCCGCGCCACCTCTTCTGGAACTTCGTGGCCAGCTCCCCCGAGCGCCTCGAGCGGGCGAAGGCGGACTGGCGTGGCGGGCGCTTCCCCTCCGTGCCCGGCGAGACGGAGTTCATTCCCCTGCCGGACGACCCGCCCCCGGTGCGCTACCCCTGA
- the wrbA gene encoding NAD(P)H:quinone oxidoreductase, producing MAKVKLAVIYYSATGVTYQQALAVEEGAKAAGAEVRLRKVKELAPDQAIQSNQGWSKHRTETQHVPEATNDDLTWADAIIFGTPTRYGLPSAQLKQFIDGTGGLWAKGALVNKVMSSFTSTATKHGGQETTLVALNNVFYHWGAIIVAPGYVDPIQFEAGNPYGASHVSANGTIPPDETAKKAARFQARRVVEVTAQLLAGRSAQT from the coding sequence ATGGCGAAGGTGAAGCTCGCGGTCATCTACTACAGCGCAACGGGCGTGACGTATCAGCAGGCGCTCGCCGTCGAGGAGGGCGCCAAGGCCGCGGGCGCCGAGGTGCGGCTGCGCAAGGTGAAGGAGCTCGCGCCGGACCAGGCCATCCAGAGCAACCAGGGCTGGAGCAAGCACCGCACCGAGACGCAGCACGTGCCGGAGGCGACGAACGACGACCTCACCTGGGCGGACGCCATCATCTTCGGCACCCCCACGCGCTACGGCCTGCCCAGCGCGCAGCTCAAGCAGTTCATCGACGGCACCGGAGGCCTGTGGGCGAAGGGGGCGCTGGTGAACAAGGTGATGAGCAGCTTCACCTCCACCGCGACGAAGCACGGCGGCCAGGAGACGACCCTCGTCGCGCTCAACAACGTCTTCTACCACTGGGGCGCCATCATCGTGGCGCCCGGCTACGTGGACCCCATCCAGTTCGAGGCGGGCAACCCCTACGGCGCGAGCCACGTCTCGGCCAACGGCACCATCCCGCCGGACGAGACGGCGAAGAAGGCGGCGCGCTTCCAGGCGAGGCGCGTCGTGGAAGTCACCGCGCAGCTGCTCGCCGGCCGCAGCGCACAGACCTGA
- a CDS encoding pirin family protein: protein MLTLRRSEERGHANHGWLDSHHTFSFADYFDPRHMGFRALRVINEDRVEGGEGFGTHGHRDMEIITYPLEGSIGHKDSTGGNSVLRAGEVQRMTAGTGVMHSEMNAGQDPLHFLQIWILPEKKGLTPGYEQKAFSTAERQGRWRVLVSPDAREGSLKVHQDMSLHGTLLGRGEKAEYTLAPGRHAWVQLARGKATLNGLQLKAGDGVAVSDESKLVLEASEPVEALLFDLA from the coding sequence ATGCTCACCCTTCGTCGCTCCGAGGAGCGCGGCCACGCGAACCACGGCTGGCTCGACTCGCACCACACCTTCTCCTTCGCCGACTACTTCGACCCCCGGCACATGGGCTTCCGCGCCCTGCGCGTCATCAACGAGGACCGCGTGGAGGGCGGAGAGGGTTTCGGCACCCACGGCCACCGGGACATGGAGATCATCACCTACCCGCTCGAGGGCAGCATCGGCCACAAGGACTCCACCGGCGGCAACAGCGTGCTGCGCGCAGGCGAGGTGCAGCGCATGACGGCCGGCACCGGCGTGATGCACAGCGAGATGAACGCGGGGCAAGACCCGCTGCACTTCCTGCAGATCTGGATCCTCCCCGAGAAGAAGGGCCTCACGCCCGGCTACGAGCAGAAGGCCTTCTCCACGGCGGAGCGCCAGGGCCGCTGGCGCGTGCTGGTCAGCCCCGACGCGCGCGAGGGCAGCCTCAAGGTGCACCAGGACATGAGCCTGCACGGCACGCTGCTCGGCAGGGGTGAGAAGGCCGAGTACACGCTCGCCCCCGGGCGCCACGCCTGGGTGCAGCTCGCGCGCGGCAAGGCCACGCTCAACGGGCTGCAGCTGAAGGCCGGTGACGGCGTCGCGGTGTCGGACGAGTCGAAGCTGGTGCTCGAGGCCTCCGAGCCCGTCGAGGCGCTGCTCTTCGACCTCGCCTGA
- a CDS encoding YceI family protein: MTTQTWNLDTTHSSVAFTVRHMVVAKVHGRFSRFEGTLTLPESGELTGATAEVRIDAASIDTQVEARDNHLRSADFFDVERFPRLTFRSREVTQKGKNVQIAGDLTLHGVTRPVVLETEYLGRMTDPFGTERVAFSASTRIDRKDFGLTWNQALEAGGVLVGERIDITLEVQAVKAAAAKAA, translated from the coding sequence ATGACCACCCAGACCTGGAACCTCGACACCACCCACTCCTCCGTCGCCTTCACCGTGCGCCACATGGTGGTGGCCAAGGTGCACGGCCGCTTCTCGCGCTTCGAGGGCACGCTCACGCTGCCCGAGTCCGGCGAGCTCACGGGCGCCACCGCCGAGGTGCGCATCGACGCGGCGAGCATCGACACCCAGGTGGAGGCACGCGACAACCACCTGCGCTCGGCGGACTTCTTCGACGTGGAGCGCTTCCCGCGCCTCACCTTCCGCAGCCGCGAGGTGACCCAGAAGGGCAAGAACGTTCAAATCGCCGGTGACCTCACCCTGCACGGTGTCACCCGGCCGGTGGTGCTGGAGACCGAGTACCTCGGCCGCATGACGGACCCCTTCGGCACGGAGCGCGTGGCGTTCAGCGCGAGCACCCGCATCGACCGCAAGGACTTCGGGCTCACCTGGAACCAGGCGCTCGAGGCGGGCGGCGTGCTGGTGGGCGAGCGCATCGACATCACGCTCGAAGTCCAGGCGGTGAAGGCCGCCGCTGCGAAGGCCGCCTGA
- a CDS encoding LysR family transcriptional regulator — MDLNELSVFATVVRLGSFTAAARELEMQKSGVSRKVSDLEERLRTRLLQRTTRKLALTDAGRIYYEHCARMLAEVEEAEAALSGLRASPSGVLRVTAPLSFGFIGPYVGEFLARHPQVQVELVCTDRVVDLVEERFDLAIRAGTLPDSALVARRLGSLVSFPVASPLYLKRRGRPRTPQALAEHECLSFGSQLNAKWRLVSDEQAAEVRLGSRLVVNDLEMLREAALTGLGIAMLPDRACGPLLAEGRLERVLPGWTSAEIPIHALYASTRHLASKTRAFIELLQARMGAQAPTQPAQKAKSKPARRDVLT; from the coding sequence ATGGACCTCAACGAGCTCTCGGTGTTCGCGACCGTGGTGCGCCTGGGCAGCTTCACCGCGGCGGCGCGCGAGCTGGAGATGCAGAAGTCCGGCGTGAGCCGCAAGGTGAGCGACCTGGAGGAGCGCCTGCGCACGCGGCTGCTGCAGCGCACGACCCGCAAGCTCGCCCTCACCGACGCGGGCCGCATCTACTACGAGCACTGCGCCCGCATGCTCGCCGAGGTCGAGGAGGCCGAGGCCGCCCTCTCCGGCCTGCGCGCCAGCCCCTCCGGCGTGCTGCGCGTCACCGCCCCGCTCTCCTTCGGCTTCATCGGCCCGTACGTCGGCGAGTTCCTCGCGCGCCACCCGCAGGTGCAGGTGGAGCTGGTGTGCACCGACCGCGTGGTGGACCTGGTGGAGGAGCGCTTCGACCTCGCCATCCGCGCCGGCACCCTGCCCGACTCGGCGCTCGTCGCCCGGCGGCTCGGCAGCCTCGTCAGCTTCCCGGTGGCGAGCCCCCTGTATCTGAAGCGCCGCGGCCGGCCCCGCACGCCCCAGGCGCTCGCCGAGCACGAGTGCCTCTCCTTCGGCAGCCAGCTCAACGCGAAGTGGCGGCTCGTCTCCGACGAACAGGCCGCGGAGGTGCGGCTCGGCAGCCGGCTCGTGGTGAACGACCTGGAGATGCTGCGCGAGGCGGCCCTCACCGGGCTCGGCATCGCGATGCTGCCGGACCGCGCCTGCGGGCCGCTGCTCGCGGAGGGGCGCCTCGAGCGCGTGCTGCCCGGGTGGACCTCGGCCGAGATCCCCATCCACGCGCTCTACGCGAGCACCCGCCACCTCGCCTCCAAGACGCGCGCTTTCATCGAGCTGCTGCAGGCGCGCATGGGCGCGCAGGCCCCCACGCAGCCGGCTCAGAAGGCGAAGTCGAAGCCCGCGCGCAGGGACGTGCTCACGTAG
- a CDS encoding manganese efflux pump MntP family protein, protein MLSLVLLSLGLSMDATAVAMTSGFTAPRVRLRDALVLALFFGVSQGVMPIIGWAAGSHFAASIEAWDHWVAFVLLGGIGAKMLWDAIREEGEEGGPAESTRADPFNLRLLILLALATSIDALVAGLTLPLLEVPPLLAAGFIGATTFLLSLAGVETGRRFGDKLGRKLDIVGGLVLIGLGLKTLLEHLSAR, encoded by the coding sequence ATGCTCTCGCTCGTGCTGCTCTCGCTCGGTCTGTCCATGGATGCCACGGCCGTGGCGATGACGAGCGGCTTCACGGCGCCCCGCGTGCGGCTGCGCGACGCGCTGGTGCTCGCGCTGTTCTTCGGGGTGTCGCAGGGCGTGATGCCCATCATCGGCTGGGCTGCCGGATCGCACTTCGCCGCGTCCATCGAGGCGTGGGACCACTGGGTGGCCTTCGTGCTGCTCGGGGGCATCGGCGCGAAGATGCTCTGGGACGCCATCCGCGAGGAGGGCGAGGAGGGTGGCCCCGCGGAGAGCACGCGCGCGGATCCGTTCAACCTGCGGCTGCTCATCCTGCTCGCGCTCGCCACCAGCATCGACGCGCTGGTCGCAGGCCTCACGCTGCCCCTGCTCGAGGTGCCTCCGCTGCTCGCGGCGGGCTTCATCGGTGCCACCACCTTCCTCCTCTCGCTCGCGGGCGTGGAGACGGGGCGGCGCTTCGGCGACAAGCTGGGCCGCAAGCTGGACATCGTGGGCGGGCTCGTCCTGATCGGGCTCGGGCTCAAGACGCTGCTCGAGCACCTGAGCGCGAGGTAG
- a CDS encoding type II toxin-antitoxin system RelE/ParE family toxin, with the protein MRLKSLYFVSGCQKDLRALPAKVRQSFGYALYLAQLGDRHPSAKALKGFGGGGVVEVVEDDEGGTYRVMYTVKFKDAVFVLHAFQKKSKRGISTPLAQMKLVGSRLRLAEEAYNAMEHPHGQDSN; encoded by the coding sequence TTGAGGCTCAAGTCGCTCTACTTCGTTTCTGGATGCCAGAAAGACCTCCGGGCATTGCCAGCCAAGGTGCGGCAGTCATTCGGTTACGCCCTGTACCTGGCACAGCTCGGCGACAGGCATCCGTCAGCCAAGGCGCTCAAGGGCTTCGGAGGTGGAGGCGTCGTGGAGGTTGTCGAGGACGACGAAGGTGGCACCTACCGGGTCATGTACACGGTGAAATTCAAGGATGCGGTCTTCGTCCTGCACGCCTTTCAGAAGAAATCGAAGCGCGGGATCTCAACGCCCCTCGCCCAGATGAAGCTCGTCGGATCCCGATTGCGGCTGGCTGAAGAGGCCTACAACGCGATGGAGCACCCCCATGGCCAAGACTCGAACTGA
- a CDS encoding helix-turn-helix domain-containing protein produces the protein MAKTRTDITRSSGNVFEDLDLPEAEETRTKADLVHAISKAIAARRLKRQQDVADLLGIDQPKVSKLLRGHFSEYSVERLMEFLTRLGMNVEIKVTPKRSRTPGHIHVVA, from the coding sequence ATGGCCAAGACTCGAACTGACATCACCCGGAGCAGCGGCAATGTGTTCGAGGATCTCGACCTTCCCGAGGCAGAAGAGACGCGCACGAAGGCGGACCTGGTACACGCGATTTCCAAGGCCATCGCAGCCCGCCGGCTCAAGCGCCAACAGGACGTCGCGGACCTACTGGGTATCGATCAGCCCAAGGTCTCCAAGCTCCTGCGCGGCCATTTCTCCGAGTACTCCGTCGAACGGCTGATGGAGTTCCTCACCCGACTGGGAATGAACGTGGAGATCAAGGTCACCCCGAAGCGGTCTCGCACGCCGGGTCACATTCACGTGGTCGCGTAG